Proteins from a single region of Parambassis ranga chromosome 16, fParRan2.1, whole genome shotgun sequence:
- the pex5 gene encoding peroxisomal biogenesis factor 5 isoform X2 — protein MAMRELVEAECGGANPLMKLTSHMTKEGGAWRHRTTPTIPPSPIEIATEEELVNEFLQAPPRPPHTFDMGQLLEEMQQIDQQSYRQAPQRAPDVAALALSGDWAAEFLSGSDSASTPGLIALGDAADADWTKEFIAEAADPGRWAEEYLEQSEEKLWLGDLGDAENEWTKEYQPGDELRQTANELVAKVDDPKLQNTEVSEESAEAWVDEFATSGPDFQQAKAAVESDVDFWEKLQQEWEEMAKRDAESHPWLSDFDQLLSTSYDKGYQFEEDNPYLSHPDPLSEGVKRMEAGDIPGAVRFFESAVQKESNNQLAWQYLGTCQAENEQEFAAISALRRCIELKNDNLTALMALAVSFTNESLHRQACETLRDWLKHNPKYRSVWEQYEHERQKDGAKDREKERERFGSLLPESLFTDVQTLFLHAANSDPSQVDPQLQCGLGVLFNLSGEYDKAVDCFSAALSVTPQDYLLWNKLGATLANGSRSEEAVAAYRRALELQPGFVRSRYNLGISCVNLGAHREAVEHFLEALSLQRQAAGDGARAARGPGGAAATMMSDNIWSTLRMALSMMGESSLYAAADRRDLDALLAHFCQREVEGGTE, from the exons ATGGCGATGCGGGAGTTGGTAGAGGCAGAATGTGGGGGAGCCAATCCTCTCATGAAGTTGACCAGTCACATGACGAAAGAAGGGGGAGCATGGCGGCACCGTACAACACCTACT ATTCCTCCCTCTCCCATTGAAATTGCAACTGAGGAAGAG CTGGTGAATGAGTTCCTTCAGGCACCACCGCGACCGCCGCACACATTTGACATGGGCCAGCTGTTGGAGGAAATGCAGCAGATTGACCAACAGAGCTACAGACAAGCCCCACAGAGAG CTCCAGATGTGGCTGCGTTGGCTCTCTCCGGTGACTGGGCAGCTGAGTTCCTCTCAGGTTCCGACTCTGCCTCCACACCGGGGCTCATCGCTCTTGGTGATGCAGCAGATGCTGATTGGACAAAAGAATTTATTGCTGAGGCAGCAG ATCCTGGACGCTGGGCAGAGGAATATCTGGAGCAGTCTGAGGAGAAGTTGTGGCTTGGGGACCTGGGGGACGCAGAGAATGAATG GACAAAGGAGTATCAACCAGGAGATGAGCTGAGGCAAACAGCCAATGAACTTGTCGCAAAGGTTGATGACCCCAAATTACAAAACACAGAG GTGTCAGAAGAGTCGGCTGAAGCCTGGGTAGATGAGTTCGCTACATCAGGACCAGATTTTCAACAAGCCAAAGCTGCAGTGGAG AGTGATGTGGATTTCTgggagaagctgcagcaggagtggGAGGAGATGGCCAAGAGGGATGCGGAGAGCCATCCCTGGCTGTCTGACTTCGATCAGCTACTCAGCACTTCTTATGACAAG GGTTATCAGTTTGAAGAGGACAACCCCTACTTATCCCACCCAGACCCTTTGTCAGAGGGAGTGAAGAGGATGGAGGCTGGAGACATCCCTGGTGCCGTACGATTCTTTGAAAGTGCTGTTCAAAAGGAATCCAACAACCAGCTG GCTTGGCAGTATCTGGGAACCTGTCAGGCAGAGAATGAGCAAGAATTTGCTGCCATCAGCGCCCTCCGCAG GTGTATAGAGCTGAAAAACGACAACCTAACTGCCCTGATGGCGTTGGCGGTCAGTTTCACTAACGAGTCACTGCACAGGCAGGCCTGTGAGACGCTTCGAGATTGGCTGAAGCACAACCCAAAATACCGCTCTGTGTGGGAGCAGTATGAGCATGAACGCCAAAAGGATGGCGCCAAAGAtcgggagaaggagagggagcgGTTTGGATCACTGTTGCCAGA ATCTTTGTTTACTGATGTTCAGACCCTTTTCCTGCATGCAGCCAACTCTGACCCTTCTCAAGTTGACCCTCAGCTGCAGTGTGGACTCGGAGTCCTCTTCAACCTCAGCGGAGAATATGACAAAGCGGTGGACTGTTTCAGTGCTGCTCTTTCTGTCACTCCACAG GACTACCTGCTGTGGAATAAATTGGGTGCCACTCTGGCCAATGGAAGCCGCTCAGAGGAGGCGGTAGCCGCCTACAGGAGAGCTCTGGAACTCCAGCCAGGTTTTGTCCGCAGTCGCTATAATTTGGGAATCAGCTGTGTTAACCTGGGAGCACACAG AGAGGCAGTAGAGCACTTCCTTGAAGCTTTATCTCTACAGCGCCAGGCCGCAGGTGATGGAGCAAGAGCTGCGAGGGgacctggaggagctgctgccacTATGATGTCTGACAATATCTGGTCCACCCTGCGCATGGCTCTCAGCATGATGGGAGAGAGTTCTCTGTATGCTGCAGCTGACCGGCGAGACTTAGATGCGTTGCTGGCCCATTTCTGCCAGAGAGAGGTGGAAGGTGGGACTGAATGA
- the pex5 gene encoding peroxisomal biogenesis factor 5 isoform X1, translating into MAMRELVEAECGGANPLMKLTSHMTKEGGAWRHRTTPTIPPSPIEIATEEELVNEFLQAPPRPPHTFDMGQLLEEMQQIDQQSYRQAPQRAPDVAALALSGDWAAEFLSGSDSASTPGLIALGDAADADWTKEFIAEAADPGRWAEEYLEQSEEKLWLGDLGDAENEWTKEYQPGDELRQTANELVAKVDDPKLQNTEFLQFIRQIGEGSVTVENRTDKQLTDKAKAEEAQNWASNLNQVSEESAEAWVDEFATSGPDFQQAKAAVESDVDFWEKLQQEWEEMAKRDAESHPWLSDFDQLLSTSYDKGYQFEEDNPYLSHPDPLSEGVKRMEAGDIPGAVRFFESAVQKESNNQLAWQYLGTCQAENEQEFAAISALRRCIELKNDNLTALMALAVSFTNESLHRQACETLRDWLKHNPKYRSVWEQYEHERQKDGAKDREKERERFGSLLPESLFTDVQTLFLHAANSDPSQVDPQLQCGLGVLFNLSGEYDKAVDCFSAALSVTPQDYLLWNKLGATLANGSRSEEAVAAYRRALELQPGFVRSRYNLGISCVNLGAHREAVEHFLEALSLQRQAAGDGARAARGPGGAAATMMSDNIWSTLRMALSMMGESSLYAAADRRDLDALLAHFCQREVEGGTE; encoded by the exons ATGGCGATGCGGGAGTTGGTAGAGGCAGAATGTGGGGGAGCCAATCCTCTCATGAAGTTGACCAGTCACATGACGAAAGAAGGGGGAGCATGGCGGCACCGTACAACACCTACT ATTCCTCCCTCTCCCATTGAAATTGCAACTGAGGAAGAG CTGGTGAATGAGTTCCTTCAGGCACCACCGCGACCGCCGCACACATTTGACATGGGCCAGCTGTTGGAGGAAATGCAGCAGATTGACCAACAGAGCTACAGACAAGCCCCACAGAGAG CTCCAGATGTGGCTGCGTTGGCTCTCTCCGGTGACTGGGCAGCTGAGTTCCTCTCAGGTTCCGACTCTGCCTCCACACCGGGGCTCATCGCTCTTGGTGATGCAGCAGATGCTGATTGGACAAAAGAATTTATTGCTGAGGCAGCAG ATCCTGGACGCTGGGCAGAGGAATATCTGGAGCAGTCTGAGGAGAAGTTGTGGCTTGGGGACCTGGGGGACGCAGAGAATGAATG GACAAAGGAGTATCAACCAGGAGATGAGCTGAGGCAAACAGCCAATGAACTTGTCGCAAAGGTTGATGACCCCAAATTACAAAACACAGAG ttTCTGCAATTCATTAGGCAAATTGGAGAGGGCAGTGTGACAGTGGAGAACAGGACAGACAAACAGCTCACAGATAAAGCTAAGGCCGAGGAGGCTCAGAACTGGGCCTCCAACCTCAACCAG GTGTCAGAAGAGTCGGCTGAAGCCTGGGTAGATGAGTTCGCTACATCAGGACCAGATTTTCAACAAGCCAAAGCTGCAGTGGAG AGTGATGTGGATTTCTgggagaagctgcagcaggagtggGAGGAGATGGCCAAGAGGGATGCGGAGAGCCATCCCTGGCTGTCTGACTTCGATCAGCTACTCAGCACTTCTTATGACAAG GGTTATCAGTTTGAAGAGGACAACCCCTACTTATCCCACCCAGACCCTTTGTCAGAGGGAGTGAAGAGGATGGAGGCTGGAGACATCCCTGGTGCCGTACGATTCTTTGAAAGTGCTGTTCAAAAGGAATCCAACAACCAGCTG GCTTGGCAGTATCTGGGAACCTGTCAGGCAGAGAATGAGCAAGAATTTGCTGCCATCAGCGCCCTCCGCAG GTGTATAGAGCTGAAAAACGACAACCTAACTGCCCTGATGGCGTTGGCGGTCAGTTTCACTAACGAGTCACTGCACAGGCAGGCCTGTGAGACGCTTCGAGATTGGCTGAAGCACAACCCAAAATACCGCTCTGTGTGGGAGCAGTATGAGCATGAACGCCAAAAGGATGGCGCCAAAGAtcgggagaaggagagggagcgGTTTGGATCACTGTTGCCAGA ATCTTTGTTTACTGATGTTCAGACCCTTTTCCTGCATGCAGCCAACTCTGACCCTTCTCAAGTTGACCCTCAGCTGCAGTGTGGACTCGGAGTCCTCTTCAACCTCAGCGGAGAATATGACAAAGCGGTGGACTGTTTCAGTGCTGCTCTTTCTGTCACTCCACAG GACTACCTGCTGTGGAATAAATTGGGTGCCACTCTGGCCAATGGAAGCCGCTCAGAGGAGGCGGTAGCCGCCTACAGGAGAGCTCTGGAACTCCAGCCAGGTTTTGTCCGCAGTCGCTATAATTTGGGAATCAGCTGTGTTAACCTGGGAGCACACAG AGAGGCAGTAGAGCACTTCCTTGAAGCTTTATCTCTACAGCGCCAGGCCGCAGGTGATGGAGCAAGAGCTGCGAGGGgacctggaggagctgctgccacTATGATGTCTGACAATATCTGGTCCACCCTGCGCATGGCTCTCAGCATGATGGGAGAGAGTTCTCTGTATGCTGCAGCTGACCGGCGAGACTTAGATGCGTTGCTGGCCCATTTCTGCCAGAGAGAGGTGGAAGGTGGGACTGAATGA
- the clstn3 gene encoding calsyntenin-3, which translates to MDRMNFLSFLLLCLTSVANGNKANKHKPWIETEYQGIVMENDNTVLLNPPLFALDKDAPLHYAGEICGFRVHNGPTGSGSVQFEAVVLDRSTGEGLVRSKEPLDCESQREHSFTIQAYDCGEGPDGVNSKKSHKATVHVRVNDVNEFSPVFVERRYEASVPEGRLFDRIVRVEALDADCSPQYSQICFYDIITPNVPFAIDNDGNIKNTEPLDSKRQRVHTFWVTAFDCGKNRAQADAQVVVTVKPSCKPGWIGWTKRVEYTPGSGSIPLFPSLHLETCEETVWNIQATVELQTGHIGKGCDRDSYSDRSVRRLCGAVRGEVDLLPPPSPAANWTSALPTLPSSDSSLVFSFNGSNHVAVVPDSVVSALSGDHFTLQLWMRRGGANIQPATTQTRGNRKEEETIVCSTVKNDDSFSHYSLSVHGCRLSLFYWPDVSAARPVKFLWKLEQVCDSEWHHLSLSVQFPSVTLYVDGVTFDPALIHDNGAIPNPAPRQRMFIGACWEPEEKQKEILNNTIPEGRDSVKYVGGYHGLLSGVTVRPGSVEPHSVVECLYACREGLDFGDLETLGSGMKVHVNPSQSVLVLEGDDIESFNRAVQQVTYRNSLRFATPGVRPLKLTTSLRCFNEESCLSLKQLEGYLVVLQPDAPQISLSGVGPHLARPAPEFEGPRGVPLFPELRIVCSLSHAVNTAAQGMEGGALMSDAVAHTLDGCEVQPLGEELNPEREELLVDMDLVRERGLEIINTTAYIAITGAESISVYEDVLRSVRYRLAKGSARFERRFRLSCSEMNGRYTSNELTLEVNFLHSLDSLYHPSHLLASQQQFLHPSHHTGELSGHTLPNPHRNSVVPGAATVIIMVCVGFLVVMVILGVFRIRSIHRRGEGARGGAKEGSSQWDDSALTIIVNPMESYESRMGISADTEGEGEEDEEVAESPDDASDDQRIIIKKEGREGNARRY; encoded by the exons GTGAAATCTGTGGCTTCCGAGTTCATAATGGACCCACAGGTTCCGGTTCAGTCCAGTTTGAAGCGGTGGTTCTGGACCGCTCCACTGGCGAGGGCCTGGTCCGGTCTAAAGAGCCGCTGGACTGCGAGAGCCAGCGGGAGCACAGTTTCACCATCCAGGCCTACGACTGTGGAGAGGGACCTGACGGAGTCAACAGCAAAAAATCACACAA GGCCACCGTGCATGTTCGTGTAAACGACGTCAATGAGTTCTCGCCTGTGTTTGTCGAGCGTCGTTATGAGGCTTCAGTCCCAGAAGGGCGTCTGTTTGACCGAATCGTGCGTGTGGAGGCTCTGGATGCTGACTGCTCCCCGCAGTACAGCCAGATCTGCTTCTATGACATCATTACTCCCAATGTGCCCTTCGCCATTGACAACGATG GTAACATTAAGAACACAGAGCCGTTGGATTCAAAGCGGCAGCGCGTTCACACCTTCTGGGTGACCGCCTTCGACTGTGGAAAGAACCGCGCTCAGGCTGACGCTCAGGTCGTTGTCACGGTCAAGCCGTCCTGCAAACCCGGCTGGATCG GATGGACCAAGCGTGTGGAGTACACACCTGGGTCAGGCAGCATCCCCCTGTTCCCCAGCCTGCATTTGGAGACCTGTGAAGAGACTGTGTGGAACATCCAGGCCACCGTAGAGCTGCAGACCGGCCACATTGGGAAAGGCTGCGACAGAGACAGCTACTCTGACAGATCTGTACGACGATTGTGTG GTGCTGTCAGAGGTGAAGTTGACCTCCTCCCGCCTCCATCTCCTGCTGCCAACTGGACCTCCGCACTGCCCACACTCCCCTCTTCTGATTCATCTCTGGTCTTCTCCTTTAATGGCTCCAATCATGTCGCTGTCGTGCCCGACTCAGTCGTCTCTGCTCTATCGGGCGACCACTTCACCCTCCAACTGTGGATGCGAAGAGGTGGCGCCAACATTCAGCCTGCGACCACTCAAACCAGAGGAAACCgcaaggaggaggagacaaTTGTGTGCAGCACCGTCAAGAATG ACGACTCCTTCTCCCACTACTCCCTCTCCGTCCACGGCTGccgcctctctctcttctaCTGGCCCGACGTCTCAGCTGCACGGCCCGTCAAGTTCTTGTGGAAACTGGAGCAG GTGTGTGACAGCGAGTGGCATCATCTTTCACTCAGTGTCCAGTTTCCATCAGTGACCCTTTACGTGGACGGCGTGACATTCGACCCTGCCCTCATCCATGACAATGGCGCCATCCCCAACCCTGCCCCCCGCCAGAGGATGTTCATTGGTGCCTGCTGGG agCCTGAAGAGAAGCAGAAGGAGATTCTAAACAACACCATCCCAGAGGGAAGAGACTCAG TGAAGTATGTGGGCGGTTACCACGGCCTGTTGTCAGGGGTGACGGTGCGTCCTGGCAGCGTGGAGCCTCATAGTGTGGTTGAGTGTCTGTACGCCTGCAGGGAGGGGCTGGACTTCGGAGACCTGGAGACTCTGGGCTCTGGCATGAAG GTTCATGTGAACCCGAGCCAGTCTGTGTTGGTGCTGGAAGGAGACGACATTGAGAGCTTTAATCGTGCAGTGCAGCAGGTCACCTACAGAAACTCTCTACGCTTCGCCACCCCTGGAGTCCGCCCGCTGAAGCTCACCACCTCACTCag ATGCTTCAATGAGGAGAGCTGTCTGTCCCTCAAGCAGCTGGAAGGATACCTGGTGGTTCTCCAGCCTGACGCCCCACAGATCTCTCTGTCTGGTGTCGGCCCTCATCTGGCCCGTCCAGCTCCTGAGTTCGAAGGTCCCCGTGGTGTCCCTCTCTTCCCGGAGCTTCGGATCGTCTGTTCCCTGTCTCATGCTGtcaacacagctgcacagggCATGGAGGGTGGAG CTCTGATGTCCGATGCTGTCGCTCACACTTTGGATGGCTGTGAGGTCCAACCTCTGGGGGAGGAGCTAAACCCGGAGAGGGAGGAGCTTCTGGTGGACATGGATCTTGTGCGAGAGAGAGGACTGGAAATCATCAATACTACTGCTTACATTGCCATTACAG GTGCCGAGTCTATCTCTGTGTATGAGGACGTTCTTCGCTCAGTCCGCTACCGCCTGGCCAAAGGCTCGGCCCGCTTCGAGAGGCGGTTCCGCCTGTCCTGCTCTGAGATGAATGGCAGATACACCAGCAACGAGCTGACTCTGGAG GTGAACTTCCTTCACTCTCTGGACAGTCTGTACCACCCGTCCCACCTGCTGGCCTCCCAGCAGCAGttcctccatccatcccaccACACCGGGGAGTTGAGTGGACACACCCTGCCAAATCCACACCGCAACTCAG TGGTGCCGGGAGCAGCCACAGTCATCATCATGGTGTGTGTGGGCTtcctggttgtcatggtgatccTGGGAGTTTTCCGAATTCGCTCCATCCATCGCAGAGGTGAAGGTGCCAGGGGCGGGGCTAAGGAAGGCAGCAGCCAATGGGATGACTCCGCCCTCACTATCATTGTCAACCCAATGGAG tcGTACGAGTCTCGTATGGGCATCTCTGCCGacacagagggggagggggaggaggacgaggaggtagCAGAGTCACCTGACGATGCCAGTGATGACCAACGAATCATCATCAAGAAGGAAGGCAGAGAAGGCAATGCCCGCCGCTACTGA